A stretch of DNA from Microlunatus capsulatus:
CCGAGGAACACCTCGTGGCGCCGTCGGAGGCCGAGGCCCTCGTCGGGTCACGCTGGGGCACGGCCCAGGACGAGATCGGCCTGCTGGAGGGCCACGACCAGGAGCTCTTCCTGGCCGCCGCCACCACCCCGGTGCTGTTCGGCGCCGCCGTGCTCAACATCGGCATCGGCCGGCTGCTGGACGTCATCGTCGAGCACGCGCCGGCCGCGGAGGCGCGGCGCGACACCGCCGGCGAGCCCCGGCCCGTCGACGAGCCCTTCTCGGGGTTCGTCTTCAAGGTGCAGTCGGGGATGAACGCGGCGCACCGCGACCGGATCGCCTTCATCCGGGTCTGCTCCGGCCTCTTCGAGCGCGGCATGACGCTGACCCACCAGCCGACCGGCCGGCCGTTCGCCACCAAGTACGCCCACCAGTTCTTCGGCCGGGAGCGGGAGACCGTCGACCTCGCCTGGCCGGGCGACGTCGTCGGCCTGGTCAACGCCAACGCGCTGCGGCCGGGCGACACCCTCTACCTCGACCGTCACGTCGAGTTCCCGCCCATCCCCCGTTTCGCGCCCGAGCACTTCCAGGTCGTCAACGCCCGCGACACCAGCAAGCACAAGCAGTTCCACAAGGGCCTCAGCCAGCTGGACCGCGAGGGCGTCATCCAGCTGCTCACCTCGCAGCTGCGGGGGCCGCAGCAGCCAATCCTGGGCGCCGTCGGCCAGATGCAGTACGAGGTGGTCGCCGACCGGATGACCCACGAGTTCAACTGCCCCGTCAGCCTGGAGCCGCTGGCGCACACCGTCGCCCAGCGCACGGTGCCCGCGGCTCAGGACGTGCTGGGCTCGGAGAGCAACGTCGAGGTGGCCACCGGCTCGGACGGGACGACGATCGCCCTGTTCCCCAACACCTGGCGGCTGGCCACGGTCCGTCGCAACCACCCCGACCTCGAGCTGGCCGGCCTGGGCGTCGCGGAGGACTGAGGGGCCCGCCCAGCGGTGTCTTGAGCGTCGCTGAACCGGTCAAGTAACGTGCCGGGGGTGACTGCGAACCCCACGCCCGCGACGCCGCGCGCCCTCCGCCGCACCTCCCTGGACTCCGTCGGCGGGACCGCCTGGACCCTGACCGCGCTCGACCCGGTCCCCGCCGGCTGGGCCGCCGTGGGCGAGGGACCGGTGGCCGCGACCGTCCCGGGTGAGGTGCACGCCGAACTGCTGGCCGCCGGTCTCATCCCGGACCCCTTCGACGCCGACCACGAGGCCCAGCTGGCCTGGATCGGCCGCACCAGCTGGTCCTACCGCGCCGAGCTCACCTGGACCGGCGGCCCGGAGGACCACCACGAGCTCGTCGCCGACGGGCTCGACACCCTCGCGACCGTGCTGGTCAACGGCACCGAGGTGGCCCGCACCGCGAACGAGCACCGCACCCACCGGGTCGACGTCACCGACGTCCTGGTCGAGGGCACCAACACCCTCGAGATCCGCTTCGAGGCCCCCGTCACCGGTGCCGAGCGGCTGGCCGCCGAGCTGGGCGACCGGCCCCGCGCCTACGGCCACCCCTTCAACGCGCTCCGCAAGATGGCCAGCCAGTACGGCTGGGACTGGGGTCCCGACCTCGCCGGCGCCGGCATCTGGAAGTCGATCGGGATCGAGTCCTGGAGCGGCGTGCGGCTGGCCGCGGTCCGCCCGCTGGCCACCCTCGACGGCACCGACGGCGTGCTGGAGACCCACGTCGACCTGCAGTGGGCGCCGGGTGCCACCGAGCCGGTGACCGTCGCCGTCCGGCTCGGCGGGGACGCGGCGCAGGCGGTCGCGCAGCCGGGCCAGCCCTCCGTCGTGGTCGTGCAGCGGGCGGCCGACGTCGCCGCCTGGTGGCCGCGCGGGTACGGCGCCCAGGCGCTGCACGACGTGGCCGTCGAGGTGGCCGCCGGGACCGGGAGGCTCGGCACCTGGTCGGGCCGCGTCGGCTTCCGCACCGTCACGCTGACCACGGAGCCGGACGTCGACGGGACGGGGTTCGTGCTGGCCGTGAACGGCGAGCCGGTGTTCGTCAAGGGCGCCAACTGGATCCCCGACGACGCGCTCGTCACCCGGCTGACCGAGGACACCTACCGCGCCGGGGTGGCCGAGGCCGTGGCGGCGGGGATGAACCTGCTGCGCGTCTGGGGCGGCGGGATCTACGAGAGCGAGCACTTCTACCGCGCCTGCGACGAGGCGGGCGTGCTGGTCTGGCAGGACTTCCTCTTCGCGTGCGCGGCCTACAGCGAGGACGAGCCGTTGCGCAGCGAGGTCGTCGCCGAGGCCCGCGAGGCCGTCACCCGGCTGTCCCAGCACGCGAGCCTCGTCCTGTGGAACGGGAACAACGAGAACATCTGGGGCTACGTCGAGTGGGGCTGGCGGACCGCCCTCGCGGGCCGCAGCTGGGGCGACGGCTACTACACCGAGGTGCTGCCGGCGGTCGTCGCCGAGCTGGACCCGCGGACGCCCTACAGCCCGGGCAGCCCATACTCCTTCGTGAAGTACGCCCACCCGAACGACCACCGGCACGGCACGATGCACATCTGGGACGTCTGGAACCAGCGGGACTACAGCCACTACCGCGACTACCCGGCCCGCTTCGTCTCCGAGTTCGGGTTCCAGGGCCCGGCCGCCTGGTCGACGCTGACCTCGGTGGTGCACGACGAGCCCCTCGACCCGTACGGGCCCCAGATGCTCGTCCACCAGAAGGCGCACCTGGGCAACCTCAAGCTGGAGCGCGGGCTGGGCGAGCACCTCCCGGGCTGGGGCGTGTCGTCAGGTCCGGGGGATGCCACCGGCCGCGCGGACATGGACGACTGGCACTGGCTCACCTCGCTCAACCAGGCCCGGGCCGTGGCCTTCGGCGTCGAGCACTTCCGCAGCCTCTACCCGCTGAACCGCGGCGCCGTCGTCTGGCAGCTGAACGACAACTGGCCCGTGGTCTCGTGGGCCGCCGTCGACAGCCACGGCATCCGCAAGCCGCTCTGGTACGCGCTCCGCCGCGTCAACGCCGACCGGTTCGCCACCTTCCAGCCGCGGCCCGACGAGCACGGCGAGCCGGTGCACACCCTGGTGGCGCACGACGACAGCGACGAGGTGTGGGAGGGCGAGCTGGTGCTCACCCGGCGCTCGACCGGCGCGGGCTCGACGGTGCTGGCCGAGCAGCGGGTGCCGTTCCACCTCGACCCGCGCTCCGCGGTCGCGGTGGTCCTCGACGCCGACCTGCTGACCCCGGCCGACCCGCGGGCGGAGGTGCTGACCGCCGAGGCCGAGGGGATGACGACGGCCTTCGGCTACTTCGTCGAGGACACCGAGCTCCAGCTGGTCGACGCCGAGAGCGCCTACGAGGTGGAGGTCGCGCACGCTGCGGGCGGCTGCACCGTGACCGTCACCGCCGCGGCTCTGGCCAAGGACCTGATGCTCTTCCCCGACCGCCTCGACCCCGCGGCCCGCGTCGACTCGGGGCTGGTCACCCTGCTGGCCGGGCAGAGCCACACCTTCGCCGTCACCGGCCCCGCCCTCGACGACGAGGCCCTCACCACGAAGCCGGTGCTCCGCTCGGTCAACGACGTGGTGGGCCAGTAGCGTCGACGAGCTCAGGGAACGGGAACCGCACCACCGCGGCCTGAGCCTGTCCCCGCGGCCTGAGCCTGTCCCCGCGGCCTGAGCCTGTCGAAGGCCCTCCGACAGGCTCAGGGCACGACAACGCCCGGCCACCCCGCGAGGGGTGACCGGGCGTCGACGTGCTCAGACCGTGGCGGCCTTGGGGTCCCAGCCCTCGGGCAGCAGGGCCGGCTTCTCGAAGGTGCTGTCGACGGAGACGAACTCGCCCCGCTCGCCGGACTCGGCGATGGCGACCATCGTGTCGAGGACGTGGAACGCCTGCGTGCCCTGTGCGCGGTGCGGCCGGTTCTCGCGGATGGCCCGGGCGATGTCCAGCGCGCCGGTGCCGCGCGAGGACTGCGCCGTGGTCTCGGCGACGACGGTGAACTCGTCCTCGCCGAAGCGCCGGACGGCGATCTCGCCCTCGAACATGTTCGGGTCGGGCACCAGCATCGTGCCCTCGGTCCCGGTGATCTCCAGCAGCGTCCGCGTCTGCGCGGAGTCGAAGGAGTAGATCATCGTGGCCGACTGGCCCGACTCGTACTGCACCAGCGCGGAGTACTGGCTGGGCACGGTCACGTCGAAGACCTCGCCGGCCTTGGGGCCGGAGCCGATGGTGCGGGTCTCCCGCGCCTTGGAGGCGGTGGCGGCGACCTTGCGGGCCGGGCCGAAGAACTGCGTGAGCGCCGTCAGGTAGTACGGGCCGATGTCGAACAGCGGGCCGGCGCCGTACTGGAAGAGGAAGGCGGGGTCCGGGTGCCACGACTCCGGGCCCGGGCTCTGCAGCAGCACCAGCGCGGTCAGCGGGGTGCCGATGACGCCGGACTCCAGCAGCTCGCGGCTCTTCTGGAGGCCGCTGCCGAGGAAGGTGTCGGGCGCGCAGCCGACCCGCAGGCCCGCCTTCTCGGCGGCCTCGATGGTGCCCCGGCCGGCCTCGCGGTCCAGCGCCAGCGGCTTCTCGTTCCACACGTGCTTGCCGGCGGCGATGGCCTGGGCCGCCACCTCGGCGTGCGCGTCGGGGGTGGTGATGTTGACGACGAGCTCGACGTCCGGGTTGTCCAGGACGACCGAGTTGTCGCCGGAGGCGACGATGCCGAACTCCTTCGCGCGGGCGTGCGCCTTCTCGGTGATCTTGTCGGCGATCGCCACCACATGGGTGTCGGCGAAGCTCGTCAGGTTCTCGATGTAGGTCCCGGAGATCACACCGGCACCGATGATGCCGATGCCGACGGGCCCGGTGCGGGGGGTGGGGGTGGTGGTCATGGGTCAGGCTCCCTTTCCGGCGGTGAGGTAGGTGCGGCTGTCGCGGACGGCGTCCAGCATGTCGCCCTCGCTGTCGTCGAGCTCGACGACGCGCAGGGCGTCGGGCGCCGCGTCGACGAAGCTCCAGACGGGCAGCGAGCCCGAGCCGACGGCGACCTGCTTCTTGTTGTCGCGGCTGCCGTCGCCGTCCTTGACGTGCAGGGCGACGACGCGGTCGCCGAGGCGCTGCAGGAGGGCGGGGACGTCGGCGCCGCCGACGTGGGCCCAGTAGGTGTCGACCTCGAGGACGACCCCGGGGTCGAGGTGGGCGGCGAGGACCTCCAGGCCGTGCTGGCCGTCGAAGTCCTTCTCGATCTCCCACCAGTGGTTGTGGTAGCCGACCTTGAGGCCGTGCTCGGCGGCCTTGGCGGCGGCGGCGTTGAGGCTGTCGGCCGTGGCCTTGATGCCGTCGACGTCCTGCCAGTGCGGGGCGCGCACGGCCGGCTCGATGACGGTGCCGATGCCCAGCTCGACGGCGGCGGCGAAGATCGCGTCCAGGTCGGCGTCGACCACCAGCCCCATGTGGGTGGTGGGAGCGGTGAGGCCGTGCTCGCCGAGGCGGCGCAGGCCGTCCAGGAAGTTGGTGAAGCCGAACGGCTCGACCTGGGTGAAGCCGAAGCCGGCGATGCGCTCCAGGGTGCCGTCGAAGTCCTCGGCCAGCGCGTTCCGCACGGTGTAGAGCTGCACGGACAGGTCTTGGTCGCTCATGGTCCTCCTTCGTTGGGGGTGGGTCCGTCCCCGACCCTCCCACGTCCCGCTGGGGTGGGCGCTGTCGGGTGGTCCCGTCGCGGACGACGCTACCAAAACCGGTTCAGTCGGTACATTGGCGGCACCGAGGCAGCAGGGAGGCCGCAGCGTGAACCGCGTGACGATCAACGAGATCGCCCGCCGGTCCGGCGTGTCCAAGGGCGCCGTGTCCTACGCGCTGAACAACCGGCCCGGCGTCTCGGCCGAGACCCGGGCCCGCATCCTCGCCGTCGCCGACCAGCTGGGCTGGGCGCCGAACCGGACGGCGCGGCTGCTGTCGGGGTCGCGGACCGACACCTTCGGCCTGGTCCTGGCCCGTGACCCGCGGACCCTGGCCAACGAGCCCTTCTACATGGAGTTCGTCGCCGGCCTGGAGTCGGTGCTCAGCACCCGCTCCTACGCCCTGCTGCTGCAGGTGTGCGTCGACCTCGACAGCGAGCTGCAGACCTACCGCAAGTGGACCTCCGAGCGCCGGGTGGACGCGGTGGTCGTCGTCGACGTGCGCGTCGACGACCCCCGGCTGCCGCTGCTGGCCGCGCTGGAGCTGCCCGCCGTCTTCGTCGCCGACCCGAGCGTCACCGCCGCCTCCACCACCGTCTGGACCGACGACACCGCCGCGATGGACGCCGCGGTCGCCTACCTCGTCGGGCTCGGGCACGTCGCGATCGCCCGGGTCAGCGGGCTCGACGACCTCAGCCACGTCCAGATCCGCGACCGGGCCTTCCTGGCCGCCGCGGCCGCGCACGGGGCGGTCGGCCGGATCCATGTCGCGGACTTCTCCGCCGAGGGCGGGCGCACGGGGACGCGCGCGCTGCTCGAGGGGCCGGACGCGCCCACGGCCATCATGTTCGACAACGACCTGATGGCGGTCGCGGCGCTGTCGGCGCTCGCCGAGCTGGGCGTCGCGGTGCCGTCGCAGGTGAGCGTGCTGGCCTGGGACGACTCCACGCTGTGCGAGATCACCCACCCGCAGCTCTCGGCGATGAGCCACGACGTGATGGGCCTCGGCGCGCACGTCGCGCGCCGGCTCTTCGACCTGCTCGAGGGCGCGCCGCCCGCCGCGCACCTGGACTCGACGCCCCGGCTCGTCGTGCGGGGCAGCACGGCCCCGGTCCCCTCAGCCGGCTGAGGAGCCGGGCGGGGACGCCTCCGCCGTCGGCTCCCCCAGCAGCTGCCGCGCCAGCAGCGTGCCCGCCGCGGTGGCCACGGGGAACACGACGACGCCGACGAACGGGACCGCCAGCAGCAGGAAGGTCGGCACGCACAGACCCAGCACCCGGGCCCGGCGGCGGCGCATCAGCGCCCGGCGGCCGCGCAGCGTCAGCACGTCGCGCCGCTCCAGCCCGGGGCCGACCAGCTCGACGCCCAGCAGCCAGCCGCCGACCAGCGCCGACACCAC
This window harbors:
- a CDS encoding peptide chain release factor 3 produces the protein MLETATAALPDAGEVAQQAARRRVVAVISHPDAGKSTLTEALLLHARAIGRAGATHGKAGRKATVSDWMSMEQQRGISISSAAVQFEHDGVVVNLVDTPGHADFSEDTYRVLAAVDSVIMLVDAAKGLEAQTMKLFDVCRRRKLPVITMINKWDRPGLDALALMDEIETRTGLVPTPLTWPVGIAGDFAGLVERRTGELAQFTRTAGGATIAEEHLVAPSEAEALVGSRWGTAQDEIGLLEGHDQELFLAAATTPVLFGAAVLNIGIGRLLDVIVEHAPAAEARRDTAGEPRPVDEPFSGFVFKVQSGMNAAHRDRIAFIRVCSGLFERGMTLTHQPTGRPFATKYAHQFFGRERETVDLAWPGDVVGLVNANALRPGDTLYLDRHVEFPPIPRFAPEHFQVVNARDTSKHKQFHKGLSQLDREGVIQLLTSQLRGPQQPILGAVGQMQYEVVADRMTHEFNCPVSLEPLAHTVAQRTVPAAQDVLGSESNVEVATGSDGTTIALFPNTWRLATVRRNHPDLELAGLGVAED
- a CDS encoding glycoside hydrolase family 2 protein; its protein translation is MTANPTPATPRALRRTSLDSVGGTAWTLTALDPVPAGWAAVGEGPVAATVPGEVHAELLAAGLIPDPFDADHEAQLAWIGRTSWSYRAELTWTGGPEDHHELVADGLDTLATVLVNGTEVARTANEHRTHRVDVTDVLVEGTNTLEIRFEAPVTGAERLAAELGDRPRAYGHPFNALRKMASQYGWDWGPDLAGAGIWKSIGIESWSGVRLAAVRPLATLDGTDGVLETHVDLQWAPGATEPVTVAVRLGGDAAQAVAQPGQPSVVVVQRAADVAAWWPRGYGAQALHDVAVEVAAGTGRLGTWSGRVGFRTVTLTTEPDVDGTGFVLAVNGEPVFVKGANWIPDDALVTRLTEDTYRAGVAEAVAAGMNLLRVWGGGIYESEHFYRACDEAGVLVWQDFLFACAAYSEDEPLRSEVVAEAREAVTRLSQHASLVLWNGNNENIWGYVEWGWRTALAGRSWGDGYYTEVLPAVVAELDPRTPYSPGSPYSFVKYAHPNDHRHGTMHIWDVWNQRDYSHYRDYPARFVSEFGFQGPAAWSTLTSVVHDEPLDPYGPQMLVHQKAHLGNLKLERGLGEHLPGWGVSSGPGDATGRADMDDWHWLTSLNQARAVAFGVEHFRSLYPLNRGAVVWQLNDNWPVVSWAAVDSHGIRKPLWYALRRVNADRFATFQPRPDEHGEPVHTLVAHDDSDEVWEGELVLTRRSTGAGSTVLAEQRVPFHLDPRSAVAVVLDADLLTPADPRAEVLTAEAEGMTTAFGYFVEDTELQLVDAESAYEVEVAHAAGGCTVTVTAAALAKDLMLFPDRLDPAARVDSGLVTLLAGQSHTFAVTGPALDDEALTTKPVLRSVNDVVGQ
- a CDS encoding Gfo/Idh/MocA family protein, with protein sequence MTTTPTPRTGPVGIGIIGAGVISGTYIENLTSFADTHVVAIADKITEKAHARAKEFGIVASGDNSVVLDNPDVELVVNITTPDAHAEVAAQAIAAGKHVWNEKPLALDREAGRGTIEAAEKAGLRVGCAPDTFLGSGLQKSRELLESGVIGTPLTALVLLQSPGPESWHPDPAFLFQYGAGPLFDIGPYYLTALTQFFGPARKVAATASKARETRTIGSGPKAGEVFDVTVPSQYSALVQYESGQSATMIYSFDSAQTRTLLEITGTEGTMLVPDPNMFEGEIAVRRFGEDEFTVVAETTAQSSRGTGALDIARAIRENRPHRAQGTQAFHVLDTMVAIAESGERGEFVSVDSTFEKPALLPEGWDPKAATV
- a CDS encoding sugar phosphate isomerase/epimerase family protein, which produces MSDQDLSVQLYTVRNALAEDFDGTLERIAGFGFTQVEPFGFTNFLDGLRRLGEHGLTAPTTHMGLVVDADLDAIFAAAVELGIGTVIEPAVRAPHWQDVDGIKATADSLNAAAAKAAEHGLKVGYHNHWWEIEKDFDGQHGLEVLAAHLDPGVVLEVDTYWAHVGGADVPALLQRLGDRVVALHVKDGDGSRDNKKQVAVGSGSLPVWSFVDAAPDALRVVELDDSEGDMLDAVRDSRTYLTAGKGA
- a CDS encoding LacI family DNA-binding transcriptional regulator, whose product is MTINEIARRSGVSKGAVSYALNNRPGVSAETRARILAVADQLGWAPNRTARLLSGSRTDTFGLVLARDPRTLANEPFYMEFVAGLESVLSTRSYALLLQVCVDLDSELQTYRKWTSERRVDAVVVVDVRVDDPRLPLLAALELPAVFVADPSVTAASTTVWTDDTAAMDAAVAYLVGLGHVAIARVSGLDDLSHVQIRDRAFLAAAAAHGAVGRIHVADFSAEGGRTGTRALLEGPDAPTAIMFDNDLMAVAALSALAELGVAVPSQVSVLAWDDSTLCEITHPQLSAMSHDVMGLGAHVARRLFDLLEGAPPAAHLDSTPRLVVRGSTAPVPSAG